TCATCAGTGCGGTGTGCGTAGGCGTTGATCAGCAGTTGCAGGCGACGCTCCACATCCTCTTCACTGTCGAACTTGGCCACGCCCTTGAGGCGCACCTGGGCGTACAGCGCATCGATCTGCCCGTCACAGCGCAGCAGTGCCTGCCAGCTGTCCTGGTAGTCGTTGAGCAAGGGCAGCAGGTTGTCCATGGAGTCGTCGACCTCTTCCATGAACGGCGTGCCCATCGGCAAATCGGCCGGCAACAGCTGGCGACGGCGCAGGGCGTCATCCAGGGTGCGTTGCTTGGCTTCCAGATCGCCGATCTGCCGCGCCACCAGTTGCAGCTTGGCCGACAGTTGCTGGACGCGCTCGGTAAAGGCATCGCTGGAGCGCTTCAGGTCGTCCTGCGCGGCTTCCAGTTGCGCCAGTTCTTCGAGCTTGGCAGGTTCTTCGGCGCTCAGGGTCTGGCTGCGGCGGAAGTCCTCCAGTGCTTTCTGGGCGTCGAGTACCTGCTGATACAGCGCCTCGGTCTGGGTCTTGCTTGCGGTACGGTCGGCGGCTACCGACTGTTGGGTCTTGAGCTGCTTGAGCTCCTTCTCCAGGCGATCTTTCTGGTCACGCAGCGCAGCGCGGTCGGCCAGCGCTTGCAGGGCCGGTGGCTCGATGCTGGACAGGTTGATCGACAGGCCCGGCACCTCGAAGTGCTCGCCCTTGAAACCGTCGAGCACGGCTTCCAGCGATTTCACCCATTTGTCTTCGTCGTCCAGGGTGATGCCCTGTTCGCCCAGCGGCAGGCTGAACAGCGCACCGTTGAACAGACGCATCAGGCGTTCGACATCCGGTTGCGAGAATTCCTCACGCAGGCGGGCATAGCTGTTGTTGTCGGCATGGTCGAGCTGCTGCTTCACCGATTTCAGGCGCTTTTCCAGATCCCGCATGCGTTCGTCGAGATCCTCGGCGCTGAACTGCCGCGATTGCGCCAGCGCACCGGCCAGCTCGTCGTGGGCATCCTTGGCCGCCAGCAGTTGCTGCTCCAGGACCTTGGCGTCCTCGACCAGGGCGAAGCGGTTCTTGAGTACCGCCAGTTCGCCCAGCCAGCGCTGGATGCTGCTGATCTCTCGTTCCAGGCGCATCAGCTCCTGGGTGCTGTTGCGCTGATCGTTCTGCATCGCATCCTGTTGCGCACGGTAATGCTCGGCCTGGATGACCAGCTCTTCCTTGCGTGCGCTGGAGTAGTCCGACCAGGTGCCCAGCAGCGAATCCAGCAGCGGCGACAGGCGATGCAGCTTGCCGCGCAGTACGTCACGCTGACGCACGCCGTTGGCCAGGGCTTCCACCAGCGGGCCGGCCTGCACCAGGGCGTTGTAGTCCTGCTCCATGCGCCGTACGTCGCGGAACGCCTCTTCGCAGGCGGCAATGTAGTCGACGCTGCCGGAACGCAGGCTGTGTTCGAAGGCATCGAGGAACAGCTGCTTGAGCTTGGCGGCGGTGATTTCGCGCATGTGCAGCAGGTTGATGAACAGCGCGCGGAAGGTCTTCAGGCTCTGCTCGCTGGTCGAACGCAGCGGAATCAGGGTCAGGTCCAGCGGCACGGAGGTATGGCCGCCGACCAGCAGCCGCCGCAGTTCATCCGGCTTCAGCTCATAGGCTTTGAGGCCCTGGCTCTCCAGGTTGGCGAACAGCTCTTTCTGACGCAGGCAGGTGTCGTTCTTCTGGTAGTGGGCCAGGTCCAGTTGACCGGCGTAGGCGAAGAACTGGTGACCGAAGCCGCCCCCGGGGCCACGACCGACCACGCCAATGACATGCGGGCCAGGGGGCAGGGCGACTTCCACCAGGATGTAGCTGGTGTCGGAGGCGAAGTAGAAACGCCGCGACTGTTCCAGGCTGTAGCGGCCGAAGCTCATGTCCGACATGCGTGCCAGGATCGGGAACTGCAAGGCGTTGATCGACGCACTCTTGCCCAGGTTGTTGGCGCCATACACCGACAGCGGGTGCTCCAGTGGGAACAGGCCGAGGCTGTAGCCGGCGGTATTGAGCAGCGCGAAACGGCGAATGCCGTAGCGTTCCTGACTCATGCGTTCATCTCCTGTTGTTCTTCGGCGATGGCGCGGGCCAGTGCCTGCTCCTCGGTTTCACCTTCAGCGAATTCGCTCAGGTCCAGCGGGTCGTCGGTGTGCAGCAGTTTTTCGTCGCTGTCGTCGTCGACCAGTTCCGGCGTCGGCAAGGGCAGGTCGCTGTGCAGCGTGGCGGCCAGGTCGCGGTCCTGCTGTACCGACAGGCACACATCGAGGAAGCGGTGCATCGGTGGCAGGAAGCGGTACACGCCCATTTCCTCGCTGGCGAAGCCGAGCTGGGTCATGCGGCGCATGATCTTCTCTTCAAGCTCTTCCTGGGTCTGCACTTCGGCCTGCAGGAACAGGTCGCGGT
The Pseudomonas sp. DTU_2021_1001937_2_SI_NGA_ILE_001 DNA segment above includes these coding regions:
- the mksF gene encoding Mks condensin complex protein MksF; protein product: MSQERYGIRRFALLNTAGYSLGLFPLEHPLSVYGANNLGKSASINALQFPILARMSDMSFGRYSLEQSRRFYFASDTSYILVEVALPPGPHVIGVVGRGPGGGFGHQFFAYAGQLDLAHYQKNDTCLRQKELFANLESQGLKAYELKPDELRRLLVGGHTSVPLDLTLIPLRSTSEQSLKTFRALFINLLHMREITAAKLKQLFLDAFEHSLRSGSVDYIAACEEAFRDVRRMEQDYNALVQAGPLVEALANGVRQRDVLRGKLHRLSPLLDSLLGTWSDYSSARKEELVIQAEHYRAQQDAMQNDQRNSTQELMRLEREISSIQRWLGELAVLKNRFALVEDAKVLEQQLLAAKDAHDELAGALAQSRQFSAEDLDERMRDLEKRLKSVKQQLDHADNNSYARLREEFSQPDVERLMRLFNGALFSLPLGEQGITLDDEDKWVKSLEAVLDGFKGEHFEVPGLSINLSSIEPPALQALADRAALRDQKDRLEKELKQLKTQQSVAADRTASKTQTEALYQQVLDAQKALEDFRRSQTLSAEEPAKLEELAQLEAAQDDLKRSSDAFTERVQQLSAKLQLVARQIGDLEAKQRTLDDALRRRQLLPADLPMGTPFMEEVDDSMDNLLPLLNDYQDSWQALLRCDGQIDALYAQVRLKGVAKFDSEEDVERRLQLLINAYAHRTDEALTLGKARRAAVTDIARTLRNIRSDYESLEHQLALFNREINRRQVSNLASFRIVLAPNKEALKHIDQIIHSAGQYEEGETLSVFDLTQSAEQDHKNEEAKEYLARLVAANHNQLGLKDLFELAFEITKVNGQPVIHTDIDGAASNGTTMTIKALTNMYLLLHLMDRDLASRIRLPYYLDEAADIDEKNQSALLETSQQLGFVPILASVKPQVSAHVAIDLEGGSGPNGIYIDEADWKYIRRREEAEQNVEREEMA
- the mksE gene encoding Mks condensin complex protein MksE; the encoded protein is MHLDLSEMSQLAPIFRELFKGYHISRRDPELYAQLSNAQDQYRTLFKALGFELVCDTRGFYYFVPEQAAAQVNKTAQRLALFTFILVEHLADQGRDPMNVLDGGSLGRDELPSLLDKYRDLFLQAEVQTQEELEEKIMRRMTQLGFASEEMGVYRFLPPMHRFLDVCLSVQQDRDLAATLHSDLPLPTPELVDDDSDEKLLHTDDPLDLSEFAEGETEEQALARAIAEEQQEMNA